One part of the Nitrosophilus kaiyonis genome encodes these proteins:
- the hisF gene encoding imidazole glycerol phosphate synthase subunit HisF, which translates to MKDFFAKRIIPCLDVKDGRVVKGVNFVGLKDAGDPVEVAKRYNEEGADEITFLDITATHENRETIVHIVEEVAKEVFIPLTVGGGIRDLEDIYKLLNVGCDKVSINSAAVKRPEFINEGAKRFGSQCIVVAIDAKRVGDSWNVFIAGGRIDTGKDAILWAKEVYDRGAGEILLTSMDKDGTKSGYDLELTRKISEAVDIPVIASGGAGTMEHIKDVFTIGEADAALAASIFHYREIDIMELKHYLQKNGIPVRL; encoded by the coding sequence ATGAAAGATTTTTTTGCAAAAAGAATAATACCATGTTTAGATGTAAAAGATGGAAGAGTTGTAAAAGGTGTTAATTTTGTAGGGTTAAAAGATGCTGGTGATCCAGTGGAAGTTGCAAAAAGATATAATGAAGAGGGGGCAGACGAGATAACATTTTTGGATATTACTGCCACTCATGAAAACAGAGAAACTATAGTTCATATAGTTGAAGAGGTTGCAAAAGAGGTTTTTATACCATTGACTGTGGGAGGAGGTATAAGAGATTTAGAAGATATATATAAACTTTTAAATGTGGGTTGTGATAAAGTTAGTATCAATTCAGCTGCTGTAAAAAGACCAGAATTTATAAATGAAGGTGCAAAAAGATTTGGCAGTCAATGTATTGTAGTTGCAATTGATGCAAAAAGAGTAGGTGATAGTTGGAATGTATTTATTGCTGGAGGGAGAATAGACACAGGTAAAGATGCTATTTTATGGGCAAAAGAGGTTTATGATAGAGGAGCAGGTGAAATACTTTTAACCTCTATGGATAAGGATGGTACTAAAAGCGGATATGATTTAGAACTTACAAGAAAAATAAGTGAGGCTGTTGATATTCCGGTAATTGCAAGTGGTGGTGCAGGAACGATGGAACATATAAAAGATGTTTTTACAATAGGAGAAGCAGATGCCGCTCTTGCTGCAAGTATATTCCACTATAGAGAAATTGATATAATGGAGTTAAAGCACTATCTTCAAAAAAATGGAATTCCGGTAAGATTATGA
- a CDS encoding RluA family pseudouridine synthase, producing the protein MGFIKKELFSKEKKKLFLLLMKELSISQSQAQKLIDTNRVFQNNKPIKDKSASIKGKFEVIIFKPNPKNLRPIFQTDNFAIFDKPSGVIVHPRNRLTKYSMLDEVRALFGEEANITHRIDKETSGLLLVSKTKESEKELKSLFEYKKIEKKYLALVKGKIDKEIIIDEPIKKNRDFSNIRLKVIIDKSGKNAKTFIKPIKYFPKNDVTLIEATPLTGRQHQIRAHLFHVKHPIVGDPIYGVNTEIAIKYLDKELERGERILHTGADRLMLHANYLDFDYKDINYKIYSKYDFLKEVERVLTLDISH; encoded by the coding sequence TTGGGCTTTATAAAAAAAGAGCTCTTTTCAAAAGAAAAAAAGAAACTTTTTTTATTACTAATGAAAGAACTTTCAATATCACAGTCTCAAGCACAAAAATTGATAGATACAAATAGAGTTTTTCAAAATAACAAACCCATAAAGGACAAAAGCGCATCTATAAAAGGAAAATTTGAAGTTATAATATTTAAACCAAATCCAAAAAATTTAAGACCAATTTTTCAAACTGATAATTTTGCCATATTTGATAAGCCCAGTGGTGTAATTGTTCATCCAAGAAATAGATTAACAAAATATTCTATGTTAGATGAAGTGAGAGCACTGTTTGGTGAAGAAGCAAATATTACTCACAGAATTGATAAAGAGACTAGTGGACTTTTGTTGGTAAGTAAAACCAAAGAGAGTGAAAAAGAGTTAAAGAGTCTGTTTGAGTATAAAAAAATAGAAAAAAAATATCTAGCATTAGTAAAAGGAAAAATAGATAAAGAGATAATAATTGATGAGCCAATTAAAAAAAATAGAGACTTTTCAAATATAAGATTAAAAGTTATAATTGATAAATCTGGAAAAAATGCAAAAACTTTTATAAAGCCAATAAAATATTTTCCTAAAAATGATGTAACTTTAATCGAGGCCACTCCACTAACAGGAAGACAACATCAAATAAGAGCGCATCTGTTTCACGTGAAACACCCAATAGTTGGAGACCCTATTTATGGGGTAAATACTGAAATTGCTATAAAATATTTAGATAAAGAATTAGAAAGAGGAGAAAGAATCTTACATACTGGTGCAGATAGACTTATGCTTCATGCAAACTATTTAGATTTTGATTATAAAGATATAAATTACAAAATATATTCTAAATATGATTTTTTAAAAGAGGTAGAAAGAGTATTGACATTAGACATTAGTCATTAG
- a CDS encoding purine-nucleoside phosphorylase, whose translation MIICAGKNEYFSIAHPIGVGLIESSINLTRLALFDKPEFLLFIGTAGSYGKYNIFDIIESRGASQIELSFIDKNSYTPIDNVIVSEGLNVSHETLVNSSNYITTNSKYNDFFLKNGIGVENMEFFSVLSVAKEYEIPAGGIFAVTNYCDKDAHKNFINNQKKAMRILEEYVREKFGIKD comes from the coding sequence ATGATTATATGTGCAGGAAAAAATGAATATTTTTCAATTGCCCATCCGATAGGCGTTGGATTAATTGAAAGTAGTATAAATTTAACAAGACTTGCTTTATTTGATAAACCTGAATTTTTACTCTTTATTGGAACTGCTGGAAGTTATGGAAAATATAATATATTTGATATTATAGAAAGTAGGGGAGCTAGTCAGATTGAATTATCATTTATAGATAAAAATTCATATACACCAATAGATAATGTAATAGTAAGTGAAGGATTAAATGTTTCACATGAAACATTAGTTAATTCATCAAATTATATAACAACAAACAGTAAATATAACGATTTTTTTCTAAAAAATGGAATTGGTGTTGAAAATATGGAATTTTTTTCTGTTTTATCAGTTGCAAAAGAGTATGAAATACCAGCAGGTGGAATATTTGCTGTTACAAATTATTGTGATAAAGATGCCCATAAAAATTTTATAAACAATCAAAAAAAAGCTATGAGAATTTTAGAAGAGTATGTGAGAGAAAAGTTTGGCATTAAAGATTAG
- the rsmA gene encoding 16S rRNA (adenine(1518)-N(6)/adenine(1519)-N(6))-dimethyltransferase RsmA translates to MKIQAKKRFGQNFLKDETILEKIIQSMPKNDNVIVEIGPGLGDLTKRLITKKDVIAFEIDKDLCNILKKDFEKAIKEKKLILKCGDVQDHWKNSLVDRPYDLIANLPYYVATNIVLNALRDKNCKNILVMLQKEVAQKFSAESKEKDFSSLSVLAQTAGVVKKLFDIKPEAFEPAPKVMSSILLINKKKSLDDKNFENFLKIAFSAPRKTLLKNLSSKYSKDNLKKVFEQLNILPNIRPHQATTSIYHQLYEILEKRKVDGRKETTKL, encoded by the coding sequence TTGAAAATTCAAGCAAAAAAGAGATTTGGACAAAATTTTTTAAAAGATGAAACTATCTTAGAAAAAATCATCCAATCGATGCCCAAAAATGACAATGTTATAGTAGAGATTGGGCCTGGATTAGGTGATTTGACAAAAAGGCTTATCACAAAGAAGGATGTGATAGCTTTTGAGATAGATAAAGATCTTTGTAACATCCTAAAAAAAGATTTTGAAAAAGCGATAAAAGAAAAAAAGCTTATTCTAAAATGTGGGGATGTACAAGATCATTGGAAGAATAGTTTAGTAGATAGACCATATGATTTGATAGCTAACCTGCCTTATTATGTAGCTACCAATATAGTATTAAATGCTTTAAGAGATAAAAATTGCAAAAATATATTGGTAATGCTTCAAAAGGAGGTTGCTCAAAAATTTAGTGCAGAAAGCAAAGAAAAGGATTTTTCATCACTTTCTGTTTTGGCTCAAACAGCAGGAGTTGTAAAAAAGCTTTTTGATATTAAGCCTGAAGCATTTGAGCCTGCACCAAAAGTCATGTCATCTATACTTTTAATTAATAAAAAAAAGAGTTTAGATGACAAAAATTTTGAAAATTTTTTAAAAATTGCTTTTAGTGCACCAAGAAAAACTTTATTGAAAAATCTAAGCAGTAAATATTCTAAAGATAATTTAAAAAAAGTTTTTGAACAACTAAACATTCTTCCAAATATTAGACCTCATCAAGCTACCACATCCATCTATCATCAGTTATATGAAATTTTAGAAAAAAGGAAGGTAGATGGAAGAAAAGAGACCACAAAACTCTAA
- a CDS encoding endonuclease III domain-containing protein, whose product MDKKELKKVIKILKNEYKNWDAPAKRLSKGYEYKRTPYTILISTLLSFRTKDEVTVKAANRLFKVADNPKDMIKLSKEKIAKLIYPVGFYNQKAKSILDVTKILIEKYNSKVPDSLKELTSIKGVGPKTAKIVLENAYNKPYIAVDTHVHRLLNLWKIVETKTPQETDKLIEDIFEDSEKIGLNKVLVSFGQTICKPQKPKCEICPIRNYCK is encoded by the coding sequence ATGGATAAAAAAGAGCTTAAAAAAGTTATTAAGATATTAAAAAATGAGTATAAGAATTGGGATGCACCTGCAAAAAGATTATCTAAAGGATATGAATATAAAAGAACACCATATACTATTTTAATTTCTACTCTACTAAGTTTTAGAACAAAAGATGAAGTAACAGTTAAAGCAGCAAATAGACTATTTAAAGTAGCAGATAATCCAAAAGATATGATAAAGTTATCAAAAGAAAAAATAGCAAAACTTATATATCCAGTTGGATTTTATAATCAAAAAGCAAAATCTATTTTAGATGTTACAAAAATATTGATTGAAAAATATAATTCAAAAGTGCCAGATAGTTTAAAAGAGTTAACATCTATTAAAGGCGTTGGTCCAAAAACTGCAAAAATTGTATTGGAAAATGCATATAATAAGCCATATATTGCTGTTGATACACATGTTCATAGACTATTAAACCTTTGGAAAATTGTAGAGACTAAAACACCTCAAGAAACAGATAAACTAATAGAAGATATTTTTGAAGACAGTGAAAAAATTGGTCTTAATAAAGTTTTAGTATCTTTTGGACAAACAATATGCAAACCACAAAAGCCAAAATGTGAAATTTGTCCAATTAGAAATTATTGTAAATAA
- the rlmN gene encoding 23S rRNA (adenine(2503)-C(2))-methyltransferase RlmN, which yields MSLKKNILDFTKEELEKEITPKFRVKQIFNWIYQKYIFDFEKMSNLPKNLREDLKNSFSIDIPKIVNKETSKDGSIKYLFSLKDLHTVEAVLLPMKKEEYDENGKLLQHARYTICVSSQVGCKVGCSFCLTAKGGFSRDLTPGEIVGQVLAIKVDKNIEANRRVNIVYMGMGEPLDNLDNVSKAIRIFSDENGLSIGPRRQTISTSGLAPKIKKLGDMNLGVLLAISLHAVDDKLREELMPINKAYNIETVIKAVKEFPIDQRKRVMFEYLIIKDLNDDIKSAKKLVKLLNGIKSKVNLILFNPYPGSPYKRPEIEKVKNFQKYLLDHGVLCTIRESKGLDISAACGQLKEKNLQS from the coding sequence ATTTCCTTGAAAAAAAATATTCTTGATTTTACAAAAGAAGAGTTAGAAAAAGAGATTACACCGAAATTTAGAGTAAAACAGATATTTAATTGGATTTATCAAAAATATATTTTTGATTTTGAGAAGATGAGTAATCTTCCAAAAAATTTAAGAGAGGATTTAAAAAATAGTTTTTCAATCGATATTCCAAAAATAGTAAATAAAGAGACAAGTAAAGATGGAAGTATAAAATATCTTTTTTCATTAAAAGATCTACATACAGTAGAGGCAGTGCTTTTGCCTATGAAAAAAGAAGAGTATGATGAAAATGGAAAACTTCTTCAACATGCAAGATATACTATATGTGTTTCATCACAAGTAGGTTGTAAAGTTGGCTGTTCATTTTGTCTAACTGCAAAAGGTGGTTTTTCAAGAGATTTGACTCCTGGTGAAATTGTTGGACAAGTTTTAGCTATTAAAGTAGACAAAAATATTGAAGCAAATAGAAGAGTAAATATTGTATATATGGGAATGGGTGAGCCACTTGATAATTTAGACAATGTGTCTAAAGCTATTAGAATATTTTCAGATGAAAATGGACTAAGTATTGGACCAAGACGTCAAACTATTTCAACTAGTGGTCTTGCACCAAAAATAAAAAAATTAGGAGATATGAATCTTGGTGTACTTCTTGCAATATCTTTACATGCTGTAGATGATAAGCTTAGAGAAGAGCTTATGCCAATAAATAAGGCATATAATATTGAGACAGTAATTAAAGCTGTTAAAGAGTTTCCTATTGACCAAAGAAAAAGAGTAATGTTTGAATATTTAATCATAAAAGATTTAAATGATGATATAAAATCTGCAAAAAAACTTGTTAAACTTTTGAATGGTATAAAGTCAAAAGTAAATTTAATACTTTTTAATCCATATCCAGGATCTCCATATAAAAGACCTGAAATTGAAAAAGTTAAAAATTTTCAAAAATATCTATTAGATCATGGAGTTTTATGTACAATAAGAGAGTCTAAAGGTTTGGATATTAGTGCTGCATGTGGACAATTAAAAGAGAAAAATTTACAATCTTAA
- the purB gene encoding adenylosuccinate lyase, translating into MVERYSRKEMADKWTMQAKYQAWLDVELAAVKAWNRLGLIPKEDMEKILKNAKFDIKRIEEIEKETKHDVIAFLTSVAESLGDESRWVHYAMTSSDTIDTAVALQMRDSLKLIIEDVKMVMESIKKRAFEHKMTLMVGRSHGIHGEPITFGLVLAIWYEEFKRHLKNLEETMDVISVGKLSGAMGNFAHAPMELEEYVCEELGLKPAPVSNQVVQRDRYARLFTTFALIASTIEKIAVNIRHFQRTEVYEAEEYFSKGQKGSSAMPHKRNPVLSENLTGLAREIRSMVMPALENVALWHERDISHSSVERFILPDGFITLDFALHRLNNVIANLLVYPKNMMKNLNLTGGLVFSQRVLLELPKKGVSREDAYKIVQRNAMKVWEEIQEGHPPLNEKGESLFLQYLLEDKELREKMSEEEIRECFDYNYYTKNVDKIFDRVFK; encoded by the coding sequence ATGGTTGAAAGATATTCACGTAAAGAGATGGCTGATAAATGGACTATGCAGGCAAAATATCAAGCTTGGCTAGATGTTGAGTTAGCTGCAGTAAAAGCATGGAATAGACTAGGGCTTATTCCAAAAGAGGATATGGAAAAGATTTTAAAAAATGCAAAATTTGATATAAAAAGAATTGAAGAGATTGAAAAAGAGACAAAACATGATGTGATAGCTTTTCTAACAAGTGTTGCTGAGAGTTTAGGAGATGAATCAAGATGGGTTCATTATGCAATGACAAGCTCAGATACAATTGATACAGCTGTTGCTCTTCAAATGAGAGATAGCCTAAAGCTTATCATAGAAGATGTAAAAATGGTGATGGAATCAATCAAAAAAAGAGCATTTGAACATAAAATGACTTTGATGGTGGGAAGAAGTCATGGGATTCATGGAGAGCCTATTACTTTTGGTTTAGTACTTGCAATCTGGTACGAAGAGTTTAAAAGACATTTAAAAAATCTAGAAGAGACAATGGATGTTATAAGTGTTGGAAAATTAAGCGGGGCAATGGGAAATTTTGCACATGCTCCGATGGAGCTTGAAGAGTATGTTTGTGAAGAGCTAGGATTAAAGCCTGCTCCAGTTTCAAATCAAGTTGTACAAAGAGATAGATATGCAAGACTTTTTACAACTTTTGCTTTAATTGCTTCTACAATTGAAAAAATTGCTGTAAATATTAGACATTTTCAAAGAACAGAAGTTTATGAGGCAGAAGAGTATTTTAGCAAAGGCCAAAAAGGAAGCTCAGCCATGCCTCATAAAAGAAATCCAGTATTAAGTGAAAATTTAACTGGCCTTGCAAGAGAGATTAGAAGCATGGTTATGCCTGCTCTTGAAAATGTAGCACTTTGGCATGAAAGAGATATAAGCCACTCAAGTGTTGAGAGATTTATTTTACCAGATGGTTTTATAACTCTTGATTTTGCACTGCATAGGCTAAATAATGTAATAGCAAATTTGCTTGTTTATCCAAAAAATATGATGAAAAATCTAAATCTAACAGGAGGGCTTGTATTTAGCCAAAGAGTTTTATTGGAACTTCCTAAAAAAGGTGTAAGCAGAGAAGATGCATATAAAATTGTTCAAAGAAATGCTATGAAAGTTTGGGAAGAGATTCAAGAGGGTCATCCTCCATTAAATGAAAAAGGTGAAAGTCTATTTTTACAATATCTTTTAGAGGATAAAGAGTTAAGAGAAAAGATGAGTGAAGAAGAAATTAGAGAATGTTTTGATTATAACTACTATACAAAAAATGTTGACAAAATATTTGATAGGGTTTTTAAATAG